In a genomic window of Lycium ferocissimum isolate CSIRO_LF1 chromosome 9, AGI_CSIRO_Lferr_CH_V1, whole genome shotgun sequence:
- the LOC132029341 gene encoding acetyl-CoA-benzylalcohol acetyltransferase-like codes for MKDQMQVKILSKSLIKPSSPTPDHLQDYKLSFFDQVADKAHLPLVLFYPHCNKNSKNEEFEESLSRVLTHVYPLAGRFTEDESSVLCLDQGVTYIKATVNCHLDDFLERAHKDLDLALPFWPHGIMEVNDTNIFVTPLMVVQVTTFECGGLALSISTAHPAMDGFTASTFIYEWFKVCKFGTPCKEINFMSFNLGTLFPAQDLTAILEPPVDEGKRTKSKLIARKFVFDEAAISKLRKKFDTEALSFKPSRVEMITTLLWRSLIRAAGAGNPHLKRSIMAFPFNLRGKVAAFPYATNSFGNFIIEIPIRFEHDDETKMESLHHIVKLIRDSVQETTSNCVNATPDEIVSVVVNLYNDSYAGSEWGGNSEVVSFTCSSLCRFPMQKADFGWGRPSLMHFGSRHSQIFWLYDTEGETGIAVQVDLHETNMNSFVRDPDIMDFAKF; via the coding sequence ATGAAGGATCAAATGCAAGTTAAAATCTTGTCCAAAAGCCTCATAAAACCATCATCACCAACGCCGGACCACCTTCAAGATTACAAGTTATCTTTCTTTGATCAAGTGGCTGATAAAGCACACCTGCCTCTTGTTCTTTTCTATCCTCATTGTAATAAAAACTCGAAAAATGAAGAGTTCGAAGAATCCTTGTCGAGGGTTTTAACCCATGTTTACCCTTTAGCTGGTCGATTCACAGAAGATGAATCCTCAGTTCTGTGTCTCGACCAAGGTGTAACTTACATAAAAGCAACGGTCAATTGTCATCTTGACGATTTCCTCGAACGAGCACACAAAGACCTTGACCTAGCATTACCATTTTGGCCTCATGGCATTATGGAAGTGAACGACACGAACATATTCGTCACACCACTTATGGTTGTGCAAGTCACAACGTTCGAATGTGGTGGCCTAGCTCTATCTATTAGCACTGCACATCCTGCTATGGACGGGTTCACGGCTTCCACATTCATCTACGAATGGTTCAAAGTGTGCAAATTTGGGACTCCTTGTAAGGAGATTAATTTCATGAGCTTCAATTTGGGAACTCTTTTCCCAGCCCAAGATTTAACCGCCATTCTTGAGCCTCCTGTTGACGAAGGCAAACGTACAAAATCTAAGTTGATTGCAAGGAAATTTGTATTCGACGAAGCTGCAATATCCAAGCTCAGAAAGAAATTTGATACGGAAGCTTTGAGTTTCAAACCTTCACGAGTTGAGATGATAACAACACTTCTATGGAGGTCTCTAATCCGTGCAGCTGGAGCTGGAAATCCGCATTTGAAACGGTCTATAATGGCCTTTCCATTTAACTTGCGCGGTAAGGTTGCAGCTTTTCCTTATGCTACGaactcttttggaaattttatcATTGAAATTCCTATAAGATTTGAACATGATGACGAGACAAAGATGGAGTCGTTGCATCACATTGTAAAACTGATAAGAGACTCAGTTCAAGAGACTACTAGTAACTGTGTCAATGCTACTCCAGATGAGATAGTTTCTGTGGTTGTCAACTTATACAACGATAGTTATGCTGGATCAGAATGGGGAGGCAATAGCGAAGTTGTGAGTTTTACATGCTCAAGTTTGTGCAGGTTTCCCATGCAGAAAGCTGATTTTGGTTGGGGAAGACCAAGTTTAATGCACTTTGGCTCAAGGCATAGTCAAATCTTTTGGTTGTATGACACAGAAGGTGAGACTGGCATTGCAGTGCAAGTGGATTTGCACGAAACGAACATGAACTCCTTTGTCCGAGACCCAGATATCATGGATTTTGCTAAATTTTAG